CCAGCCTGTTGATGAAGCTGGTGCCCGCAGCGCCCTCGGTCTCATCCAGGGTGTGGCAGGCGTAGCAAGCCTCGCCGGCGTCGTGCGCGGCCTGTGCGGCGGGGGGGCGCGCCGCGGCGAGGGCGACGAGCGTCACCAAGCACCCCGCGAGGAGCAGGAGGCTTCGCGGCGGCGGTCCTTGTTGCACCGTATCCGCCATAGTCATACTCGCCTAATCCTGACTGATATTACCAGAAATTGACGGAAAGGTTACACGAGAGTTACGGACTTCGCGGCAACGGACAAACGGATAGAGGGCGGGTCCCTTGCCGGGGCCCGCCCTCTGGATCCGTCCTGTGCCTTCCTGCCCGCGCCGGTGCGAGCGGGGACGGCGCTACTTCTTCGCTTCCGCCCGCATGGAGGCGGCGTCGGCCTTGATCTCGACGAGGTCCTTCTTCAGCTCCGCGTAGCCGTACCAGGTCACGTAGTCGGGGTTCATGTGGAACGCGCCCTGGAACGCCCGCATGCGGTGCTCGAGGAACATCACGTAGAGCGTCTGCTCCACGGGCGTCGTCGCGTCGTAGAAGGTCAGGAGGTCCGGGTAGGCTGGCTGGCCCTCGGCCGGCTTGATGATGCCGTCCCTGTAGAGCCCGGCGACGATCTCGATCGCCTCGGCCATGATCTTGTCGGCCTCCTTGACCATCGCATCGGCTTCCTTGAGGTTCTGCTTGTAGAACGAGGCGCTGTGGCACTGCGAGCAGACCTTCTCCATCTTCCCGCGCTCGGCGTCGAACGCCTCCTTGGTCAGCCGGGCGACGTCCCCGGCCTTCACGACGTCGAGCCGCGCGGTCGGCTTGCCGTCGACGTCGAGCACCCGCAGCGCCTTGAGGATCGTCGCGCGGTAGCCCATCCACTCGGCGTCGTCCTCCGGCAGCCGCAGCGCGAGGAAGCCCCAGGCGGTCTTCACGCCGTGGTCGCCGCCGGGCATGTGGCAGGTCTGGCAGACGGGGGCGCGGCCGGTATCGTTGGTCGAGAGCGCGATCGAGCCATGCTTGGAGGTCGACCACATCTCCCACTGCGGGTGGTCGAAGCCCATGTGGCAGGTCTGGCAGGCCTGCGGCTTGCTCGCCTCGGCCTTCGAGAAGACGTGGCGGGTGTGGCAGGAGTTGCAGCCCATCCCGTAGCGGTTGTACTGCTTCTCCGCCTCCGGCTTGACCCCGACGCGGTGGCAGCCCCCGCAGCCCTTGAGGCCCGAGATGTACGGGTGCGGCTGGAGG
Above is a genomic segment from bacterium containing:
- a CDS encoding multiheme c-type cytochrome, with translation MKKAAALTMAAIGLLALAAGPAAAADSACITCHEKVSPGIVADWKKSAMNDAMGCEECHGTAHTSEKDATKAALPTPETCKKCHAKQYDGYMAGKHSKGWVAMAAMPTNSLQPHPYISGLKGCGGCHRVGVKPEAEKQYNRYGMGCNSCHTRHVFSKAEASKPQACQTCHMGFDHPQWEMWSTSKHGSIALSTNDTGRAPVCQTCHMPGGDHGVKTAWGFLALRLPEDDAEWMGYRATILKALRVLDVDGKPTARLDVVKAGDVARLTKEAFDAERGKMEKVCSQCHSASFYKQNLKEADAMVKEADKIMAEAIEIVAGLYRDGIIKPAEGQPAYPDLLTFYDATTPVEQTLYVMFLEHRMRAFQGAFHMNPDYVTWYGYAELKKDLVEIKADAASMRAEAKK